The proteins below are encoded in one region of Campylobacter helveticus:
- the fliL gene encoding flagellar basal body-associated protein FliL: protein MEEEVENTEEKKKKSSSLVIIIVVVLFVLLLTIMGFIAYLLTSTSNDEGAVTEAPKEEVKSNTKTAQAPTQRGSDYANIGPMYPLEPFTLNLLSDSGTRYVKCTIEIEQNSELLKTELDKKVAIIRDVIIRTLTAKTFEEISTTKGKERLKDELVGKINEILTDGFIKNVYFTDFVVS from the coding sequence ATGGAAGAAGAAGTAGAAAATACGGAAGAGAAAAAGAAAAAAAGCAGTTCGCTTGTTATCATCATTGTTGTTGTCCTTTTCGTTTTACTTCTTACTATTATGGGTTTTATCGCTTATCTTCTTACCTCCACTTCAAATGATGAAGGTGCGGTAACTGAAGCACCTAAAGAAGAAGTTAAATCAAACACAAAAACCGCTCAAGCACCGACACAAAGGGGAAGCGATTATGCTAATATAGGTCCTATGTATCCGCTCGAGCCTTTTACTTTAAATTTGCTAAGCGATAGTGGAACACGCTATGTTAAATGCACCATAGAAATTGAACAAAATAGCGAACTTTTAAAAACAGAGCTTGATAAAAAGGTTGCTATCATCCGTGATGTCATCATACGCACCCTAACGGCTAAAACCTTTGAAGAAATCAGCACAACCAAGGGCAAAGAAAGATTAAAAGATGAACTTGTAGGAAAAATCAACGAAATTCTAACCGATGGTTTTATTAAAAATGTCTATTTTACAGACTTTGTCGTCTCTTAA
- the acpS gene encoding holo-ACP synthase — protein sequence MRVGCDLISIERIEKIHNKHAESFLNKFLSPKEQILVKNPATLAGFWAAKEAASKALGVGISKHCGFLDIKISKSKKNAPKLKFSKKTMRKFHIKKAKLSITHDKGLAMAVVIIK from the coding sequence ATGCGTGTAGGTTGTGATTTAATCTCCATAGAGAGAATAGAAAAAATCCACAACAAACACGCCGAATCTTTTCTTAATAAATTTTTAAGTCCAAAAGAACAAATCCTCGTTAAAAATCCAGCCACTTTAGCGGGCTTTTGGGCTGCAAAAGAAGCAGCAAGTAAAGCTTTAGGCGTTGGAATTTCTAAGCATTGTGGTTTTTTAGATATTAAAATTTCAAAAAGCAAAAAAAACGCCCCTAAACTCAAATTCTCCAAAAAAACAATGCGTAAATTTCACATTAAAAAAGCTAAATTAAGCATTACGCACGATAAGGGCTTAGCAATGGCGGTTGTGATTATAAAATAG